A genomic window from Ruminiclostridium cellulolyticum H10 includes:
- the metK gene encoding methionine adenosyltransferase gives MSKRYLTAESVCAGHPDKLCDIIADSILEACLRKDKASRVACEVMATKGKIIVAGEIFCSEKVNIRDIVKNVLKDVGYNPLKFLIYVYVHNQSVDIAAGVNTALEARNGINEQYGSIGAGDQGTMYGYATKETREMLPLPLVLSHRIVKRLDDCRKGKLIKGIFPDGKAQVTVEYEDDTPVRIKTIVISVQHDKNKTLEELKAGILNNVLWQCFEDFPFDDETELLINPSGQFVLGGPAADTGLTGRKIMVDTYGGLASHGGGALCGKDPTKVDRSGAYMARYIAKHIVWCGYAKKCEVSISYAIGKANPVAFTVNTLGTGTVSDEILTLAAQETFNLRPAAIIEKLRLRNVIYSDTAVYGHFNSCLFPWEDVNKYSEFRKAVEKYVD, from the coding sequence ATGAGTAAGAGATATTTAACAGCAGAAAGTGTATGTGCTGGACATCCTGATAAACTATGCGACATTATTGCAGATAGCATTTTGGAAGCATGCCTACGTAAAGATAAGGCATCACGTGTCGCTTGTGAGGTAATGGCAACCAAGGGAAAAATTATCGTGGCGGGCGAGATCTTCTGCAGCGAGAAAGTGAATATTAGAGACATTGTAAAAAATGTACTAAAGGATGTGGGATACAATCCTCTAAAATTTTTGATTTATGTATATGTACATAATCAAAGTGTAGATATTGCGGCTGGTGTGAACACCGCACTGGAAGCACGAAATGGGATAAACGAACAGTACGGTTCCATCGGTGCTGGAGACCAGGGAACTATGTATGGTTATGCTACAAAGGAAACAAGAGAAATGCTTCCCCTGCCCCTTGTGCTTTCCCACAGAATCGTAAAGAGACTGGATGATTGTCGCAAAGGAAAACTGATAAAAGGGATTTTTCCTGATGGTAAAGCACAGGTAACAGTGGAGTATGAAGATGACACTCCAGTAAGAATAAAGACGATTGTGATTTCGGTGCAGCATGATAAGAATAAAACACTGGAAGAACTTAAGGCGGGTATCCTTAACAACGTCTTATGGCAGTGCTTTGAGGACTTCCCTTTTGATGATGAAACCGAACTTCTCATCAATCCGTCGGGGCAGTTTGTTCTTGGTGGTCCCGCTGCCGATACGGGTTTGACTGGAAGAAAAATCATGGTTGATACCTATGGAGGGCTTGCATCCCATGGGGGTGGTGCTCTTTGTGGCAAAGACCCAACCAAAGTTGACCGAAGCGGTGCTTACATGGCTCGGTATATTGCTAAACATATCGTTTGGTGTGGTTATGCCAAGAAATGTGAAGTGAGTATTTCCTATGCCATTGGTAAGGCAAATCCTGTAGCCTTTACTGTAAATACCCTTGGCACTGGAACTGTTTCTGATGAAATATTAACTCTGGCTGCTCAGGAGACTTTTAACTTAAGACCTGCGGCCATCATTGAAAAACTGCGTCTAAGAAATGTGATTTATTCTGATACAGCGGTTTATGGTCACTTTAATAGCTGTCTGTTCCCATGGGAGGATGTAAATAAATACAGTGAGTTTAGAAAGGCGGTGGAAAAGTATGTTGATTGA
- a CDS encoding DEAD/DEAH box helicase, which produces MKYNPHKYQTYATNFILEHPIAAVFLEMGLGKSVITLTAIFDLCLDSFEIGKVLVIAPLRVARDTWPAEINKWEHLKGLEFSVAIGTEQERLAALRKPASVYLINRENVDWLVNKSGIPFDYDMVVIDELSSFKSYGAKRFKSLLKVRPRAKRIVGLTGTPSSNGLMDLWAEFRILDMGKRLGRYITHYRNSFFTPDKRNQQIVFSYKPLPGAEDAIYRLISDITISMKSIDFLKMPECVINEVPVYLNAKEQSVYDHFREEMVLEFGDEEIDAMNAAVLSGKLLQMANGAIYDDDKKPHIIHDRKLDALEDLIEGANGKPVLIAYWYNHDLERIKAKFNVREIKTSKDIKDWNNGDISVAVIHPASAGHGLNLQSGGSTLIWFGLTWSLELYQQTNARLWRQGQKETVVIHHIITKGTIDEDVMGALKRKEKTQTDLINAVKANLGKARDTV; this is translated from the coding sequence GTGAAATACAATCCTCATAAATATCAGACCTATGCAACGAATTTCATTCTAGAGCATCCCATAGCCGCGGTGTTTTTAGAAATGGGTCTTGGCAAAAGCGTCATTACTCTAACGGCTATATTTGATTTATGTCTTGATAGTTTTGAAATTGGAAAGGTTCTGGTCATTGCCCCGCTTCGAGTAGCAAGGGATACTTGGCCAGCTGAGATAAATAAGTGGGAGCATTTAAAAGGACTGGAGTTTTCGGTAGCTATCGGCACAGAACAGGAGCGATTGGCGGCTCTAAGGAAACCTGCAAGTGTCTATCTTATAAACAGAGAAAATGTTGACTGGTTAGTAAATAAAAGTGGTATACCTTTTGATTATGACATGGTGGTCATTGATGAGCTTTCATCTTTTAAGTCCTATGGAGCAAAAAGGTTTAAAAGTTTACTAAAAGTAAGACCGAGGGCAAAACGGATTGTAGGTCTTACGGGTACACCTTCCAGTAATGGATTAATGGATTTGTGGGCAGAGTTTCGTATTCTCGACATGGGTAAAAGACTCGGCAGGTACATAACTCACTACCGCAATTCCTTCTTTACACCAGATAAACGCAATCAGCAAATCGTATTTTCATATAAACCATTGCCAGGTGCTGAAGATGCCATATATCGGCTCATTTCAGATATTACCATTTCCATGAAGTCGATAGATTTTCTAAAAATGCCTGAATGCGTGATCAATGAAGTGCCTGTCTATCTTAATGCTAAAGAACAATCCGTATATGATCACTTTCGTGAAGAGATGGTCCTTGAATTTGGCGATGAAGAAATAGATGCCATGAATGCAGCTGTCCTTTCAGGCAAACTTCTGCAAATGGCAAACGGTGCTATCTATGATGATGATAAAAAACCCCATATTATCCACGACCGCAAGCTAGATGCTCTAGAGGATTTAATTGAAGGTGCTAACGGCAAACCCGTGCTTATTGCCTATTGGTATAATCACGATTTGGAGCGTATTAAGGCAAAATTTAATGTCAGAGAAATTAAAACTTCCAAGGATATTAAGGATTGGAACAACGGTGATATTTCTGTGGCAGTTATCCATCCTGCATCGGCGGGACACGGTCTCAACTTACAAAGTGGAGGTTCAACGCTTATCTGGTTCGGACTTACTTGGAGTCTGGAACTCTATCAACAAACAAATGCGAGACTTTGGAGACAAGGACAAAAAGAGACAGTAGTAATCCATCACATCATTACTAAAGGCACAATCGATGAAGATGTGATGGGAGCCTTGAAACGAAAGGAAAAGACACAAACCGATCTTATTAATGCGGTCAAAGCAAATCTTGGGAAAGCGAGGGATACCGTATGA
- a CDS encoding terminase large subunit codes for MRKLKKYKPTAFIADGSYYDKDAADYAVAFIEALSHTKGLWAGKPFELIDWQEQIIRDLFGILKPDGYRQFNTAYVEIPKKMGKSELAAAIALLLTCGDGEERAEVYGCAADRQQASIVFEVAADMVRMCPALNKRVKLLASTKRLVYLPTNSFYQVLSAEAYSKHGFNIHGVVFDELHTQPNRKLFDVMTKGSGDARTQPLYFLITTAGTDTQSICYETHQKAVDIIEGRKYDPTFYPVIYGAKEEDDWTDPKVWKKANPSLGITVGIDKVRAACESAKQNPAEENSFRQLRLNQWVKQSVRWMPMAKWDACAFPVIPESLEGRVCYGGLDLSSTTDITAFVLVFPPEDETDKYIVLPYFWMPEDNIDLRVRRDHVQYDLWEKQGYILTTEGNVVHYGYIERFIEELGEKYNIREIAFDRWGAVQMVQNLEGLGFTVVPFGQGFKDMSPPTKELMKLTLEERIAHGGHPVLRWMMDNIFIKTDPAGNVKPDKEKSTEKIDGAVATIMALDRAIRCGSGNSGDSVYDERGLIVF; via the coding sequence ATGCGGAAACTGAAGAAATATAAGCCGACCGCCTTTATAGCTGATGGGTCATATTACGATAAGGATGCTGCTGATTACGCTGTAGCTTTTATCGAAGCACTCTCCCATACGAAAGGTTTATGGGCAGGTAAGCCTTTTGAACTTATCGATTGGCAGGAGCAAATAATCCGTGATTTATTTGGAATTTTAAAGCCAGATGGATATCGGCAGTTTAATACTGCTTATGTAGAGATACCTAAAAAGATGGGAAAAAGCGAGCTTGCCGCAGCAATTGCACTTCTCCTCACTTGCGGTGATGGTGAAGAACGGGCGGAGGTGTATGGTTGTGCCGCCGATCGCCAGCAGGCATCAATTGTATTTGAAGTAGCAGCCGATATGGTGCGGATGTGTCCGGCACTGAATAAACGAGTAAAGTTGCTGGCTTCAACTAAGCGATTGGTGTACCTGCCGACCAACAGCTTCTATCAGGTATTGTCGGCTGAAGCCTACTCCAAACACGGCTTCAATATACATGGTGTTGTTTTCGATGAACTTCATACTCAGCCAAACCGGAAACTATTTGATGTTATGACGAAGGGATCTGGGGATGCAAGGACCCAACCGCTGTATTTTCTTATCACCACAGCGGGAACGGATACTCAAAGTATCTGCTACGAAACACACCAAAAAGCGGTTGATATTATTGAGGGCAGAAAATACGATCCTACCTTTTACCCCGTAATCTATGGTGCTAAAGAAGAGGATGATTGGACAGATCCAAAAGTGTGGAAGAAAGCAAATCCAAGCTTAGGAATTACGGTGGGAATTGACAAGGTAAGGGCAGCTTGTGAAAGTGCAAAGCAAAACCCTGCTGAAGAGAACAGCTTCAGGCAGTTAAGATTGAATCAGTGGGTTAAACAGTCTGTCCGTTGGATGCCAATGGCAAAGTGGGATGCCTGTGCATTTCCAGTTATACCAGAAAGTCTTGAAGGGCGGGTATGTTATGGGGGTCTTGACCTATCTTCTACAACAGACATTACAGCCTTTGTGTTGGTGTTCCCACCAGAGGATGAAACAGATAAATACATTGTTCTTCCGTATTTTTGGATGCCAGAGGACAACATTGACCTCCGAGTCCGAAGAGACCATGTGCAATACGATCTTTGGGAGAAGCAAGGGTATATTCTAACCACAGAAGGCAATGTAGTGCATTACGGCTACATTGAGCGGTTTATTGAAGAACTGGGCGAAAAGTATAACATTCGAGAAATTGCGTTTGACCGTTGGGGAGCTGTTCAAATGGTTCAGAACCTTGAAGGATTAGGCTTTACTGTCGTTCCTTTCGGTCAAGGCTTTAAAGATATGTCACCACCAACCAAAGAACTGATGAAATTGACATTAGAAGAAAGAATAGCACACGGTGGGCATCCAGTGCTTCGGTGGATGATGGACAACATCTTTATAAAAACTGATCCGGCGGGCAACGTGAAGCCGGATAAAGAAAAAAGTACAGAAAAAATAGATGGCGCGGTGGCAACTATCATGGCACTTGATCGTGCTATTCGTTGTGGCTCAGGTAATAGTGGGGATTCGGTGTATGACGAGCGAGGTTTGATTGTCT
- a CDS encoding DNA cytosine methyltransferase has protein sequence MSKLTLGSLFDGSGGFPLGGLLCGIEPLWASEIEPFPIRVTTKRIPQMKHYGDINKLNGAELPPVDIITFGSPCTDMSVAGKRAGLDGEQSVLFYEAIRIIKEMRCKTNGQYPRYAVWENVPGAFSSNKGEDFKAVLETVISVKEPNASVPLPEKGRWPYADIYMGDGWSVAYRTIDAQYFGVPQRRRRIYLVADFADRSAGEILFESEGMPRNFTPSGSPWQRTADNAKNCTGKTGDSITCLNDQGERVMSVSKDITATLRAEEHGHQPCVMQSSGFCTEHSAKSRSVGYEEERSPTLRAVVVPGTVMSFEPGAVSRIGGHTDENLSGSLRASMGDNQTAVVIENYPTDSRVKLSEDNKVQTLTSRMGTGGGNVPLVMSTPKTLKIRSGCEGGGKGALIQDDKSATLGCNNDQTVFVPTAYGICSDKSNSMQSSNPHSGIYEADTSRTIDANGGNPGCNQGGIAVVALQGSMIGREDKNGPQGSGIDEDVSFTLNTADRHAVAYAMTTGAYAQVEEDKAPTLLSRDYKDAPVVTQPCYGIDRAAFNQGRNALYKPTVDEEQQPTLTAKGPGAVAHPASFYPQMKAESQCYRQDGTSNTIINGTNPGYQNGLVEPDYIVRRLTPTECARLQGFPDDWCDDLGTENPKEDEISFWTQVWETHRKIIGKSKRPKTRNKIIKWLNNPHSDAAEYKMWGNGVALPCVCFVLTGIVLSTQNTAD, from the coding sequence ATGAGTAAATTGACACTTGGTTCCCTCTTTGATGGCAGTGGTGGTTTTCCTTTAGGTGGTTTGCTTTGTGGCATCGAACCGTTATGGGCATCTGAAATTGAGCCGTTTCCTATACGGGTTACGACTAAACGCATCCCTCAGATGAAGCATTATGGGGATATAAACAAATTGAATGGTGCGGAGCTTCCACCTGTAGATATCATAACTTTTGGCTCTCCCTGCACGGATATGAGTGTGGCGGGTAAAAGAGCCGGTCTGGATGGAGAGCAATCCGTCCTTTTTTATGAAGCAATCCGAATTATTAAAGAAATGAGGTGTAAGACCAATGGACAATATCCAAGGTACGCAGTCTGGGAAAATGTCCCCGGCGCATTCTCGTCAAATAAAGGAGAAGACTTCAAGGCAGTCCTCGAAACGGTCATCAGTGTCAAAGAGCCGAACGCCTCGGTGCCTTTACCTGAAAAAGGACGATGGCCTTACGCAGACATCTATATGGGAGACGGATGGAGTGTGGCTTACCGAACTATCGATGCGCAATATTTCGGAGTCCCCCAACGTCGTCGTAGAATCTACCTTGTCGCAGATTTTGCAGACAGAAGTGCCGGAGAAATACTATTTGAGTCCGAAGGCATGCCAAGGAATTTTACGCCGAGCGGCAGCCCGTGGCAAAGAACTGCCGACAATGCTAAAAACTGCACTGGAAAAACAGGCGATAGCATAACTTGCCTAAATGACCAAGGCGAAAGAGTGATGTCTGTTTCGAAGGATATTACAGCAACACTTCGAGCAGAGGAACATGGCCATCAGCCTTGCGTAATGCAGTCAAGCGGATTTTGCACCGAACACAGTGCCAAGAGTAGAAGTGTAGGATATGAGGAAGAACGCTCCCCTACCCTTAGAGCAGTTGTTGTTCCAGGTACAGTCATGTCCTTTGAACCAGGTGCGGTTTCACGTATTGGTGGTCATACAGATGAAAATTTAAGTGGATCACTTCGTGCAAGCATGGGAGATAATCAAACAGCTGTTGTAATAGAAAACTATCCAACTGATAGCCGTGTAAAACTCTCAGAGGATAATAAAGTACAGACGCTTACCTCTCGTATGGGAACTGGTGGAGGGAATGTCCCCCTTGTCATGAGCACTCCTAAAACGTTAAAAATCCGCTCCGGCTGTGAAGGCGGTGGCAAGGGTGCATTGATACAGGATGACAAGTCTGCAACTCTTGGATGCAATAATGATCAGACTGTTTTTGTGCCCACCGCATATGGCATCTGTTCTGATAAAAGCAATTCCATGCAGTCTAGCAATCCGCATAGCGGTATATATGAAGCGGATACTTCTCGGACCATTGATGCCAATGGGGGAAATCCGGGATGTAATCAAGGTGGTATTGCAGTGGTTGCTCTGCAAGGCTCGATGATTGGAAGAGAGGATAAAAACGGTCCCCAAGGAAGCGGTATAGATGAAGATGTTTCTTTTACGCTTAATACCGCTGATCGTCATGCTGTTGCCTATGCCATGACTACCGGAGCCTATGCACAGGTTGAAGAAGATAAAGCACCTACTCTATTGTCGAGAGATTATAAGGATGCCCCTGTTGTGACTCAGCCTTGTTACGGTATTGATAGGGCGGCTTTTAATCAAGGAAGGAATGCTCTATATAAACCTACTGTAGATGAAGAACAGCAACCTACGCTCACAGCAAAAGGTCCTGGAGCAGTGGCGCACCCAGCTTCGTTTTATCCTCAGATGAAAGCTGAAAGTCAATGCTACAGACAGGACGGTACATCAAATACGATTATCAATGGTACCAATCCAGGCTATCAAAATGGATTGGTTGAGCCGGACTATATTGTTCGAAGGCTTACGCCAACGGAATGTGCAAGATTGCAAGGTTTTCCCGATGATTGGTGCGATGATCTTGGTACGGAAAATCCTAAAGAAGATGAAATTTCATTCTGGACGCAGGTTTGGGAAACTCACCGCAAAATTATAGGTAAAAGCAAAAGGCCAAAAACAAGAAATAAGATTATAAAATGGCTTAACAATCCTCATTCCGATGCAGCTGAATATAAAATGTGGGGTAATGGCGTAGCACTTCCATGCGTTTGTTTTGTGCTGACTGGCATTGTGTTATCTACACAAAATACCGCCGATTAA
- a CDS encoding DUF4314 domain-containing protein produces MNIIHPEMLKQLRSYYTPGTRVMLLKMNDPYTKLQPGSKGTVTSVDDIGTIHVSWDSGVSLGVAFGEDLCKRIEE; encoded by the coding sequence ATGAATATCATTCACCCAGAAATGCTAAAGCAACTTAGAAGCTATTACACTCCAGGAACACGTGTGATGCTACTTAAAATGAACGACCCTTATACTAAACTTCAGCCTGGATCTAAAGGTACGGTTACTAGTGTTGATGACATAGGAACGATTCATGTCAGTTGGGATTCGGGTGTTTCCCTTGGAGTAGCCTTTGGTGAGGATTTATGCAAGAGAATCGAAGAGTAA
- a CDS encoding DUF1492 domain-containing protein, translating to MMTAKEFLKQAYRLNELINSDLEELQNLRDLSRSVSTPVLDEKVSRTKSTDPPFEKYVIRIIDLEQQIQHEVERLIKLKSDIREAINQMENVDEKLLLRYRYINFLNWEEICVNLNVSMRTVHRLHSSALQHLKVPK from the coding sequence ATGATGACAGCTAAGGAATTCTTAAAACAGGCTTACCGTTTGAATGAATTGATTAACTCCGACCTTGAAGAGTTGCAAAACTTAAGGGATTTATCAAGAAGTGTTTCAACCCCTGTGCTTGATGAGAAAGTCAGTCGAACCAAGAGTACTGACCCACCCTTTGAAAAATATGTGATTAGGATAATAGATTTGGAGCAACAGATACAACATGAGGTTGAACGATTAATAAAGCTGAAATCAGATATCCGTGAAGCGATTAACCAGATGGAAAACGTGGATGAGAAGCTACTCCTTCGCTACCGATACATTAACTTTCTTAACTGGGAAGAAATCTGTGTCAACCTTAATGTTTCTATGAGAACCGTGCATAGACTTCATTCATCCGCTTTGCAACACTTAAAGGTTCCCAAATAA
- a CDS encoding site-specific DNA-methyltransferase — MLIEKIKTKQLIPADYNPRKDLKPGDPEYEKLKRSLEEFGYVEPVIWNKTTGRVIGGHQRLKVLLSMGMDEIECVVVEMDEQKEKALNIALNKISGDWDKDKLALLITDLDASDFDVSLTGFDPGELEDLFKDSLKDNIKEDDFDVDSELKKPAVSHLGDVWILGQHRLVCGDSTKKDTFDVLMDGKAANLVVTDPPYNVNYEGTAGKIKNDNMANEAFYDFLLAAFQNTEEAMAKDASIYVFHADTEGLNFRRAFSDAGFYLSGTCIWKKQSLVLGRSPYQWQHEPVLFGWKKKGKHLWYSDRKQTTIWEFEKPKKNSDHPTMKPVALVAYPIMNSSLSNCIVLDPFGGSGSTLIACEQTDRICYTIELDEKYCDVIVKRYIEQVGNSDGVFLLRDGSKFRYCDLPEVNEDE, encoded by the coding sequence ATGTTGATTGAAAAGATTAAAACGAAACAACTCATCCCCGCTGACTATAACCCAAGGAAGGATTTAAAACCAGGTGATCCAGAGTACGAGAAACTTAAACGTTCCCTTGAGGAGTTTGGGTATGTAGAACCCGTTATATGGAATAAGACCACAGGCAGGGTTATCGGAGGTCACCAACGCTTGAAAGTCCTGCTGAGTATGGGCATGGATGAAATAGAATGCGTAGTAGTTGAAATGGATGAGCAAAAGGAAAAGGCCCTGAACATTGCACTAAATAAAATAAGTGGTGATTGGGATAAAGATAAATTGGCGCTACTTATCACAGACTTAGATGCTTCTGACTTTGATGTATCTCTAACAGGTTTTGACCCAGGAGAGTTGGAGGATCTTTTCAAAGATTCCCTTAAGGATAATATAAAAGAAGATGATTTCGATGTAGACAGCGAGCTGAAAAAGCCCGCTGTTTCGCATTTAGGGGATGTTTGGATACTTGGACAGCATCGATTAGTCTGCGGAGACAGTACAAAGAAAGACACCTTTGATGTCTTAATGGATGGGAAAGCTGCCAATCTGGTAGTTACGGACCCTCCATATAACGTCAACTATGAAGGCACTGCTGGAAAAATCAAAAATGACAACATGGCTAATGAAGCGTTCTATGATTTCCTGCTTGCGGCATTTCAAAACACCGAGGAAGCGATGGCAAAGGATGCTTCTATTTATGTATTCCATGCTGATACGGAAGGACTCAATTTTAGAAGAGCATTCTCCGATGCAGGATTTTATCTTTCTGGTACTTGTATATGGAAAAAGCAGTCCCTTGTTCTCGGTCGCTCTCCTTATCAATGGCAACATGAACCGGTACTCTTTGGATGGAAAAAGAAAGGCAAGCATCTCTGGTATTCAGACCGCAAGCAGACCACCATCTGGGAGTTTGAGAAACCAAAGAAAAATAGCGACCACCCAACCATGAAACCAGTGGCACTTGTGGCATACCCCATTATGAATTCGAGCCTTAGTAACTGTATTGTGCTTGATCCCTTTGGAGGTTCAGGAAGTACACTGATTGCCTGTGAGCAGACAGATAGAATTTGTTACACCATTGAACTGGATGAAAAGTACTGCGATGTCATCGTGAAAAGGTATATTGAGCAAGTCGGAAATTCTGATGGTGTGTTTCTTTTAAGAGATGGTTCGAAATTCAGATATTGTGACCTACCGGAGGTGAATGAGGATGAGTAA
- a CDS encoding VRR-NUC domain-containing protein, producing MLEKYIEKKLVAEVKKMGGIAAKFVSPGLDGMPDRLVLLPHGKMAFVELKAPGKKPRLLQIRRIKQLQKLGFTCYVIDDVKQIGGVLGEIQSS from the coding sequence ATGCTTGAAAAATATATCGAAAAGAAACTGGTGGCTGAGGTAAAAAAGATGGGAGGCATCGCTGCGAAGTTTGTTAGCCCAGGTTTAGATGGAATGCCAGACCGCCTAGTGCTTTTACCGCATGGGAAGATGGCATTTGTGGAATTAAAGGCTCCCGGAAAGAAACCTCGCCTGTTACAGATTAGAAGAATAAAGCAATTACAGAAGTTAGGCTTTACCTGCTATGTAATTGATGATGTTAAGCAGATTGGAGGGGTACTGGGTGAAATACAATCCTCATAA
- a CDS encoding DUF5049 domain-containing protein has protein sequence MNEIIKEQILSIRESGVTNMFDANRVQYEANERGFYELVVYLIDHKTEYAHFILTGEVDEKK, from the coding sequence ATGAATGAGATAATCAAAGAACAAATCCTTTCCATCCGAGAAAGTGGAGTCACAAATATGTTTGATGCAAACCGAGTCCAGTATGAAGCAAATGAACGAGGGTTTTATGAATTGGTAGTCTATTTAATAGACCATAAAACGGAATATGCTCATTTCATACTGACGGGGGAAGTGGATGAAAAGAAGTAA
- a CDS encoding HNH endonuclease, with product MPKKPKRPCSYPGCPELTDKRFCEEHSKKEAARYEKYQRDPATRKRYGRAWKRIRDRYIAAHPLCEECKRQEKLTPAAEVHHILPLSRGGTHDRSNLMALCTPCHSAITARDGDRWGTQ from the coding sequence ATGCCAAAGAAACCTAAGCGACCGTGCTCTTACCCCGGTTGCCCAGAGCTGACTGACAAGCGCTTTTGTGAAGAGCATAGCAAGAAGGAAGCTGCACGGTATGAGAAGTATCAGCGTGATCCAGCAACCCGAAAACGTTATGGTCGTGCTTGGAAAAGGATACGTGACCGTTACATTGCAGCCCATCCTCTTTGTGAGGAATGTAAAAGACAAGAAAAGCTGACCCCAGCAGCCGAAGTGCATCACATTCTTCCTCTTTCAAGAGGGGGAACTCACGATAGAAGTAATCTGATGGCTCTTTGTACTCCTTGCCACTCTGCAATCACAGCAAGAGATGGAGACCGTTGGGGAACCCAGTAG
- a CDS encoding P27 family phage terminase small subunit, whose protein sequence is MAKDGTNRGGARIGSGQKKKPLADKIAEGNPGKRKLEVVEFKNTADLKGQEMPKPRAMLSAVQKDGKTLEASEIYEITWKWLEERGCAHLVLPQLLERYAMSAARWIQCEEAVTEFGFLAKHPTTGNAIQSPYVAMSQSFMSQTNRLWMEIYQIVRENCATEYSGLNPQDDVMERLLSARRGK, encoded by the coding sequence ATGGCCAAAGATGGAACAAATCGAGGCGGCGCCCGTATAGGCTCCGGTCAAAAGAAAAAACCACTTGCTGACAAAATTGCAGAGGGAAATCCCGGTAAAAGAAAGCTTGAAGTCGTCGAGTTCAAGAATACTGCTGACCTGAAGGGGCAGGAAATGCCAAAACCAAGGGCCATGCTCTCCGCAGTGCAAAAGGATGGGAAAACCTTAGAAGCGAGTGAAATCTATGAAATTACATGGAAATGGCTTGAGGAACGTGGCTGTGCCCATTTGGTACTTCCACAGCTTCTAGAACGGTATGCCATGAGTGCGGCCAGATGGATACAGTGTGAGGAAGCGGTAACCGAGTTTGGTTTTCTAGCCAAGCATCCCACTACCGGCAATGCAATTCAAAGTCCTTATGTAGCGATGAGCCAGAGCTTTATGAGTCAGACAAACAGGCTATGGATGGAGATATATCAAATCGTTAGGGAGAACTGTGCTACAGAGTACTCTGGTTTAAACCCACAGGACGATGTGATGGAGCGATTGCTATCTGCCCGCAGAGGAAAATAA